One Nitrospina watsonii DNA segment encodes these proteins:
- the ftsW gene encoding putative lipid II flippase FtsW — protein MGRNNSEQGCDRILAFAVALLVLIGIVMVFSSSAVYAMEEYHDSWYFLKRHILWAILGTALLLAAKSVDYHKLEGATYIIMAVTVLLLIGVMFPQMSKEVGGARRWLVIGGFSFQPSELAKFAVILFMAKSLVKRADKLGNFAYGFLPNLIVLGIFFMLILLQPDFGTALIISIVCFTMLYIAGVKKNYLIYSVAAAAPFLISAVLSAEYRKRRLLSFLDPWADPSDTGFQAVQSFIAFGRGGLWGLGLGDSRQKLFYLPEAHTDFIFSVVGEELGFIGTLGILALFLLVLWRGFKIAYHAKDMYGTHLAMGLTLLVAIQAFTNMGVAVGLLPTKGLTLPFISLGGSSLLITMLCMGVLLNISEHTVRR, from the coding sequence ATGGGACGAAACAACTCAGAACAGGGATGCGACCGCATACTCGCTTTCGCCGTGGCACTGCTGGTGCTGATCGGCATCGTCATGGTGTTCAGCTCGAGCGCGGTGTATGCGATGGAGGAGTACCACGACTCCTGGTACTTCCTGAAGCGCCACATCCTGTGGGCGATCCTGGGAACGGCGCTGCTGCTGGCGGCGAAGTCGGTCGATTACCACAAACTCGAGGGCGCGACCTACATCATCATGGCGGTCACCGTGCTGCTGCTGATCGGCGTCATGTTTCCCCAAATGAGCAAGGAAGTCGGCGGCGCACGGCGCTGGCTGGTGATCGGCGGCTTTTCGTTCCAGCCGTCGGAGCTGGCCAAGTTCGCCGTCATCCTGTTCATGGCCAAGTCGCTGGTCAAGCGCGCCGACAAACTGGGCAACTTCGCTTACGGTTTTTTGCCGAACCTGATTGTGCTTGGCATCTTCTTCATGCTGATTCTGCTGCAGCCGGATTTCGGCACGGCACTCATCATTTCGATTGTCTGCTTCACCATGCTGTACATCGCCGGGGTGAAAAAAAATTATCTGATTTATTCGGTGGCCGCCGCCGCGCCGTTTCTGATCTCGGCGGTGTTGAGCGCCGAGTACCGCAAACGCCGCCTCTTGTCGTTCCTCGATCCGTGGGCCGACCCCTCGGACACGGGGTTCCAGGCGGTGCAGTCGTTCATCGCCTTCGGACGCGGCGGCCTGTGGGGACTGGGGCTGGGCGACAGCCGGCAGAAACTGTTTTATCTGCCGGAAGCGCACACCGATTTCATCTTCTCCGTCGTCGGGGAGGAACTGGGATTTATCGGCACGCTCGGCATTCTGGCTCTGTTCCTGCTGGTGTTGTGGCGTGGTTTCAAGATCGCCTACCACGCCAAGGACATGTACGGCACACACCTGGCCATGGGCCTGACTTTGCTGGTCGCCATTCAGGCGTTCACCAACATGGGCGTGGCGGTGGGGCTGCTGCCGACCAAGGGATTGACGCTCCCGTTCATCAGTCTGGGCGGGTCGTCGTTATTGATCACCATGCTGTGCATGGGGGTTTTGTTGAACATCTCGGAACATACGGTCCGACGTTGA